One segment of Campylobacter concisus ATCC 51562 DNA contains the following:
- the def gene encoding peptide deformylase translates to MILEVLSYPNKKLYEVSKEVKNFDEELHKLLDDMYDTMIAKEGIGLAAIQIGVAKRIFIINLANDDGVQDKENLIEIINPKFELREGECVYQEGCLSVPGYYEDVKRNEVVAIKYQDRFGKEQSLKADGLLAIAIQHENDHLDGHLFIEKIGFNKRKKFDKEYKKQKKEKAS, encoded by the coding sequence TTGATCTTAGAGGTTTTATCTTATCCAAATAAAAAACTTTATGAAGTTTCAAAAGAAGTTAAAAATTTTGATGAGGAACTTCACAAACTACTTGATGATATGTATGATACGATGATTGCAAAAGAGGGCATCGGCCTTGCAGCTATTCAGATAGGTGTCGCAAAAAGAATTTTTATTATAAATCTAGCCAATGACGATGGCGTACAAGATAAAGAAAATCTAATCGAGATCATAAATCCAAAATTTGAGCTACGTGAGGGTGAGTGTGTCTATCAAGAGGGCTGCCTTAGTGTGCCCGGATATTATGAAGATGTAAAAAGAAATGAAGTTGTGGCCATCAAATATCAAGACCGCTTTGGCAAAGAGCAAAGCTTAAAGGCTGATGGGCTTTTGGCTATCGCTATCCAGCATGAAAATGATCATTTAGATGGACATCTTTTTATAGAAAAAATCGGCTTTAATAAACGCAAAAAATTTGATAAGGAATACAAAAAGCAAAA